The Paraburkholderia caffeinilytica genome segment ATAGGCGGAGGTGACGAGTATCAGGGAATCGTAACGTGACTGCTCGAGAATCGCCGAGACGTTGCGGGCGTTTTCGTACGTCGTGCGGCTGCGGTTTTCCAGCACGATGTCCGCACGCGGCACCTGTTTGCGCAGCAGGTAGGGCAGATAGGTATCCGCTTCGGTTGCGCTATGCCGCTGCGGATTGCCGCCGCTCACGATGATCTGACACGTGGCGGCGGTACGCTTGCAGGCCGCGTAGTTTTCGGCGCTCACCGCGATGCGCGCGAGTACGTCGCGCGGTGGCACGAGCACGTCGTCATCGTCGTAAATGGTGCCGCCGCCGAGCATGATGATCGCGGTACGTGGTGCAAAGCGGGCGGGCGTGTCGGTTTGCCGACGCGGCTGCGCCAATTCCAGCAATGGAGCCGTGAGCCAGCCGGCGGCGAGCAGCCAGAACAGGGCGATCGCGCCCATGACGAGAGGCCGGCGGGCGCGTTTCCATAGCACGATTGCTGCAAAAAAAAGCGCTAATAAAGTGAATAGAATCAATTTAAATGGGGTAACGTATGACTTTCGGGACAAATCTACGGGCTTGCTATCGCGCCGCAGCGGTTGCATCGTCGGCCCATAGACAGAACGCTAACATGGCGTTCGGACGGGGGTTCCGAAAATGAGACCAAGGCAGCACCTGGCGGAATTCGACCGCATGACAGCGATCATGCTTCCAGCCAAGGGCGGGTGCTATGCGCGTTACTGGTGGCGCGGTGACGTGTTGGGCATAGATGTGTCATAGCTGCACTTTAAGAAAGAAGTGAGATGACCACGTATTCCAACGAAGCAGTACTTGAAGCGCTGCGGCGGGCGCAATATCGCCAGGTCCCGTGGGCCAGACGGCCGGGTGTCTTCCAATATCTTCGCGCGCTAGGCCTGATGGACACTGTTCGGCAGCGCACTGTCGCGCCGGCACCGGGTTTTCACGCGCCGGTCGATATTGCGGTGCTCACCGACAGGGGCAGGGCCGAGTTCGCGAGGCTTGCGCACGACGAACGCCTGTTGAGCTGGACCGCACAGCGAATGAACGACTATGTCGTCGCGACAGCCGAAACGCGGCCTACTGCCGCTCTCGAAGCCCGGTCCTAGTGGCGGCGGGCGGGCTGGCGCTGTTTTCCCGGCCGCTCCAGCGGCAGGCGGTGGTTTTATTGCTCCCGCTTTATTGCTCAGCTGATGCGCCTGCCGCAGTGCGCGCCGCCCGTCTGTTGACACAAAAAAAGCCCGTATCGCAAGGATACGGGCGTACCGGAATTACTACTGCCACGCTGTGCTAATGGCGTTGAATCAGACTGCGTGCAGCCGTTGGTGGTTCCCCGATCGTTCAATTCGCCATACGGCGCGTTGTCTCGCAGTCACCATGTGCGCTGGCTATGGCGCACAACGGCAGCGCACAACAGCGGCGCCCCAACACAGACGATTCGACACACGCCGACCCATTCGCAAGCGCATCGGCGCATGCCTAGCGGCGGCGCGCCGGATCTTCGCGTGGCGGTTCAGGCCGCGTGCGTA includes the following:
- a CDS encoding YdcF family protein codes for the protein MILFTLLALFFAAIVLWKRARRPLVMGAIALFWLLAAGWLTAPLLELAQPRRQTDTPARFAPRTAIIMLGGGTIYDDDDVLVPPRDVLARIAVSAENYAACKRTAATCQIIVSGGNPQRHSATEADTYLPYLLRKQVPRADIVLENRSRTTYENARNVSAILEQSRYDSLILVTSAYQMPRALLDFHHFGLAPQPLISSALRVDPGVLPRYDNLVNAETALHELIGIAQFHVYRAIGWF